One window of the Pseudomonas lurida genome contains the following:
- a CDS encoding YceI family protein, which translates to MLKKTLAALAIGTALLSAGQVMAADYKIDKEGQHAFIDWKISHLGYSFIHGTFKDWDGTFSWDAAKPEASKIAVDVKTASLWSNHAERDKHIASKDFLDVAKFADAKFVSTAVKPTGEKTADVTGDLTFHGVTKPVTFKATFNGEGKDPWGGERAGFNATTTVNLNDFGIKGPGPSSQTVDLDISLEGVKQK; encoded by the coding sequence ATGTTGAAAAAGACCCTCGCCGCTCTGGCAATCGGTACTGCCCTGCTGTCTGCAGGTCAGGTGATGGCTGCTGACTACAAGATCGACAAGGAAGGCCAGCACGCCTTCATCGACTGGAAAATCAGCCACCTGGGCTACAGCTTCATCCACGGTACCTTCAAGGATTGGGATGGCACGTTCAGCTGGGATGCCGCCAAGCCTGAGGCCAGCAAAATCGCGGTCGACGTGAAGACCGCCAGCCTGTGGTCCAACCACGCAGAGCGTGACAAGCACATCGCCAGCAAAGACTTCCTGGACGTTGCCAAGTTTGCCGACGCGAAGTTCGTGTCCACTGCGGTCAAGCCTACCGGTGAAAAAACCGCAGACGTGACTGGCGACCTGACCTTCCACGGCGTGACCAAGCCTGTGACCTTCAAGGCGACCTTCAACGGTGAAGGCAAGGATCCATGGGGCGGCGAACGTGCTGGCTTCAACGCTACCACTACCGTCAACCTGAACGACTTCGGCATCAAAGGCCCAGGCCCGTCCTCGCAGACTGTAGACCTGGACATCTCGCTGGAAGGCGTCAAGCAGAAGTAA
- the metF gene encoding methylenetetrahydrofolate reductase [NAD(P)H] — translation MSQDRRYSFEFFPTKTDAGHEKLMATAKQLASYNPDFFSCTYGAGGSTRDRTINTVLQLESEVKVPAAPHLSCVGDSKADLRSLLTQYKAAGIKRIVALRGDLPSGMGMASGELRYANDLVSFIREESGDHFHIEVAAYPEMHPQARNFEDDLQNFVRKANAGADSAITQYFFNADSYFYFVERVQAMGVHIPIVPGIMPITNYSKLARFSDACGAEIPRWVRKQLEAYGDDVKSIQAFGEQVISTMCEDLLQGGAPGLHFYTLNQAEPSLAIWNNLKLPR, via the coding sequence ATGTCCCAAGACCGTCGCTACAGCTTCGAGTTCTTCCCGACCAAGACCGATGCTGGGCATGAAAAACTGATGGCGACTGCCAAGCAGTTGGCCAGCTACAACCCCGACTTCTTTTCCTGCACCTACGGCGCGGGCGGTTCGACCCGTGACCGCACGATCAACACCGTGTTGCAGCTGGAAAGCGAAGTCAAAGTTCCCGCCGCCCCGCACTTGTCGTGCGTGGGCGACAGCAAGGCCGACCTGCGCAGCCTGCTGACCCAATACAAGGCCGCCGGCATCAAGCGCATTGTCGCCCTGCGCGGTGACCTGCCCTCCGGCATGGGCATGGCCAGCGGTGAGCTGCGCTACGCCAATGACCTGGTGAGTTTCATCCGCGAAGAGAGCGGCGACCACTTCCATATCGAAGTGGCGGCTTATCCGGAGATGCACCCCCAGGCCCGCAATTTCGAAGACGATCTGCAGAATTTCGTGCGCAAGGCCAACGCCGGTGCCGACAGCGCGATCACCCAGTACTTCTTCAACGCCGACAGCTACTTTTACTTCGTCGAGCGTGTACAGGCCATGGGCGTGCACATCCCGATCGTGCCGGGCATCATGCCGATCACCAACTACAGCAAGCTGGCGCGCTTCTCCGACGCCTGCGGTGCAGAGATCCCACGTTGGGTGCGCAAACAACTGGAAGCCTATGGCGACGACGTCAAAAGCATCCAGGCATTTGGCGAACAGGTCATCAGCACAATGTGTGAAGATTTGTTGCAGGGTGGCGCGCCAGGGTTGCACTTCTATACCCTGAACCAGGCTGAACCCAGCCTTGCCATTTGGAACAACCTCAAGCTGCCACGCTGA
- a CDS encoding adenosylmethionine--8-amino-7-oxononanoate transaminase, protein MGLNNQWMQRDLAVLWHPCTQMKDHQQLPLIPIKRGEGVWLEDFEGKRYLDAVSSWWVNVFGHANPRINQRIKDQVDQLEHVILAGFSHQPVIELSERLVQMTPEGLTRCFYADNGSSCIEVALKMSFHYWLNRGLPNKKRFVTLTNSYHGETIAAMSVGDVPLFTETYKALLLDTIKVPSPDCYLRPEGMSWEEHSRTLFLAMEQTLADNHDTVAAVIVEPLIQGAGGMRMYHPVYLKLLREACDRYGVHLIHDEIAVGFGRTGSMFACEQAGIRPDFLCLSKALTGGYLPLAAVVTTEDVYSAFYDDYPTLRAFLHSHSYTGNPLACAAALATLDIFEEDNVIENNKALARRMATATAHLVDHPHVSEVRQTGMVLAIEMVQDKATKTAYPWQERRGLKVFEHALERGALLRPLGSVVYFLPPYVITPEQIDFLAEVASEGIDIATNSTVSVAVPKDFHPGFRDPG, encoded by the coding sequence ATGGGCTTGAATAACCAGTGGATGCAACGCGACCTGGCCGTGCTGTGGCATCCCTGCACCCAGATGAAAGATCACCAGCAATTGCCGCTGATCCCGATCAAGCGCGGCGAAGGCGTCTGGCTGGAAGATTTCGAAGGCAAGCGTTACCTCGATGCCGTCAGCTCCTGGTGGGTCAACGTGTTTGGCCATGCCAACCCGCGCATCAACCAGCGCATCAAGGACCAGGTCGACCAACTGGAACACGTGATCCTCGCCGGCTTCAGCCACCAGCCGGTGATCGAGCTGTCCGAACGCCTGGTGCAAATGACGCCCGAAGGCCTGACCCGCTGCTTCTACGCGGACAACGGCTCGTCGTGCATCGAAGTCGCGCTGAAGATGAGCTTTCACTATTGGCTCAACCGCGGCCTGCCGAATAAAAAACGCTTCGTCACCCTGACCAACAGCTACCACGGCGAAACCATCGCCGCGATGTCAGTGGGCGACGTGCCGCTGTTTACCGAGACCTACAAGGCGCTGCTGCTGGACACCATCAAGGTGCCGAGCCCGGACTGCTACCTGCGTCCGGAGGGCATGAGCTGGGAAGAACATTCGCGCACCCTGTTCCTGGCCATGGAACAGACCCTGGCGGACAACCACGACACCGTGGCCGCCGTGATCGTGGAACCGCTGATCCAGGGCGCCGGTGGCATGCGCATGTACCACCCCGTGTACCTCAAGCTGCTGCGCGAGGCCTGCGACCGTTACGGCGTGCACTTGATCCACGACGAAATCGCCGTAGGCTTCGGCCGCACCGGCAGCATGTTCGCCTGTGAACAGGCCGGCATCCGTCCAGACTTCCTGTGCCTGTCCAAGGCCCTCACCGGCGGCTATCTGCCATTGGCGGCCGTGGTCACCACCGAAGACGTGTACAGCGCGTTCTATGACGACTACCCGACGCTGCGCGCGTTCCTGCACTCCCACAGCTACACCGGCAACCCGCTGGCGTGTGCGGCAGCGCTGGCGACCCTGGATATCTTCGAAGAAGACAACGTCATCGAGAACAACAAGGCCCTGGCCCGGCGCATGGCCACGGCCACTGCGCATCTGGTGGACCACCCTCACGTCTCGGAAGTACGCCAGACCGGCATGGTGCTGGCCATCGAGATGGTCCAGGACAAAGCCACCAAGACCGCCTACCCGTGGCAGGAACGCCGTGGCCTGAAGGTATTCGAGCATGCACTGGAACGTGGCGCGCTGTTGCGACCACTGGGCAGCGTGGTGTATTTCCTGCCGCCCTACGTGATCACGCCGGAACAGATCGACTTCCTCGCCGAAGTGGCCAGCGAAGGCATTGATATCGCCACCAACAGCACCGTCAGTGTTGCAGTGCCGAAGGACTTCCACCCTGGCTTCCGTGACCCTGGCTGA
- a CDS encoding cytochrome b yields MQLRNSSARYGWVSIVLHWGVALVVFGLFALGLWMVGLDYYSAWRKDAPDLHKSIGITLFAIMLVRIVWRLISPPPPPLASYSRMTRIGAAFGHAFLYLGLFAVMIAGYLISTADGVGIPVFGLFEIPAVVSGLPDQADNAGLVHLYLAWVLVVFAGLHGVAALKHHFIDRDATLVRMLGRKA; encoded by the coding sequence ATGCAGCTACGTAATTCATCGGCCCGCTATGGTTGGGTCAGCATTGTTTTGCACTGGGGTGTAGCCCTGGTGGTGTTTGGCTTGTTCGCCCTGGGCTTGTGGATGGTCGGCCTCGACTACTACAGCGCCTGGCGCAAAGACGCCCCGGACCTGCACAAGAGCATTGGCATCACGCTGTTTGCCATCATGCTGGTGCGTATTGTCTGGCGCCTGATCAGCCCGCCGCCACCGCCGTTGGCCAGTTACAGTCGCATGACCCGCATCGGTGCCGCATTTGGCCATGCGTTCCTGTATCTCGGTTTGTTTGCCGTGATGATCGCCGGCTACCTGATTTCCACCGCAGACGGTGTCGGTATCCCGGTATTTGGCCTGTTCGAGATTCCTGCCGTGGTATCCGGACTACCGGACCAGGCAGATAACGCCGGCCTGGTGCACCTGTACCTCGCCTGGGTGTTGGTGGTCTTCGCCGGTTTGCATGGCGTGGCCGCCTTGAAACACCATTTTATTGACCGTGATGCGACCCTGGTTCGTATGCTGGGGCGCAAAGCCTGA
- a CDS encoding 16S rRNA (uracil(1498)-N(3))-methyltransferase, translating into MRLSRFFTDTPLSLGDHELPEAQAHYISRVLRMGEGDAVQLFDGSGQEFLGRLLDVGKKRVTVQLTESFAGQTESPLHIHLGQGLSRGERMDWAIQKATELGVNAITPIFSERCEVRLKDERADKRLLHWRQVAISACEQCGRSTVPVIHPPLLLADWLKQTEADLKLVLHPVAEPMVSHAKPSSLAFLIGPEGGLTDPEVETAQAAGYHAARLGPRVLRTETAPVVALAVAQQLWGDF; encoded by the coding sequence ATGAGACTGTCCCGCTTTTTCACCGACACCCCGCTGAGCCTCGGCGACCATGAATTGCCCGAAGCCCAGGCGCATTACATCAGCCGTGTGCTGCGCATGGGCGAAGGCGATGCCGTGCAATTGTTCGATGGCTCCGGCCAGGAATTCCTGGGCAGATTGCTGGACGTCGGCAAGAAACGCGTTACGGTGCAACTCACGGAAAGCTTTGCGGGCCAGACCGAATCGCCGCTGCACATTCACCTCGGCCAAGGCCTGTCCCGTGGCGAGCGCATGGATTGGGCGATTCAAAAGGCCACCGAGCTGGGCGTCAATGCAATCACGCCGATCTTCAGCGAGCGTTGCGAAGTGCGCCTCAAGGACGAACGCGCCGACAAACGCCTGCTGCACTGGCGCCAGGTGGCGATCAGCGCGTGCGAGCAATGCGGGCGTTCAACGGTGCCGGTGATTCATCCACCGCTGCTATTGGCGGACTGGTTGAAGCAGACCGAGGCAGACCTGAAGCTGGTGCTGCATCCTGTGGCCGAGCCGATGGTCAGCCACGCCAAGCCGTCGAGCCTGGCGTTTCTGATCGGACCTGAAGGTGGGCTGACCGACCCTGAAGTCGAAACCGCCCAGGCCGCCGGCTACCACGCTGCCCGCCTCGGTCCGCGCGTGTTGCGTACCGAGACCGCGCCGGTGGTGGCACTGGCCGTCGCCCAACAATTGTGGGGCGATTTCTAA
- a CDS encoding transporter substrate-binding domain-containing protein, with product MKRILLTGCTLGLLFGAQVQANDASLGATLEKITTAKSITLGYRDASVPFSYVGDNSGKPMGYSVDLASKIVERVQQKTGLANLTVKYNLVTSQTRIPLVQNGTVDLECGSTGVTAERQKQVAFSYGFIYVKGQLLTAKDSGIKGFADLAGKNVVTTAGTTNERFLKSYNAEHKANMFVISAKDHGEAFKMLETGRAAAFYMDDALLYGERAKAKDPHKWGVVGEEQSREIYSCMVRKDDPQFLAVVNETLGDLYRSGEINGIYQRWFEQPIPPKGLNLEFPMTSELKAIIAKPVSDPVE from the coding sequence ATGAAAAGAATCCTGTTGACCGGCTGTACCCTGGGGCTTTTGTTTGGCGCACAGGTCCAGGCGAATGACGCCTCGCTGGGCGCTACGCTGGAAAAGATCACCACCGCCAAGTCCATCACCCTGGGCTATCGCGATGCATCGGTGCCGTTTTCGTATGTGGGTGACAACAGCGGCAAGCCCATGGGTTATTCGGTGGACCTGGCGAGCAAGATTGTCGAGCGTGTCCAGCAGAAAACCGGGCTGGCCAACCTTACTGTGAAGTACAACCTGGTGACTTCGCAGACCCGCATCCCGCTGGTACAGAACGGCACCGTCGACCTGGAGTGCGGCTCTACCGGGGTCACCGCGGAGCGACAGAAGCAGGTAGCGTTCTCCTACGGGTTTATCTACGTGAAGGGCCAGTTGTTGACGGCCAAGGACAGCGGCATCAAAGGGTTCGCCGACCTTGCGGGCAAGAACGTGGTGACCACCGCCGGCACCACCAACGAGCGGTTCCTGAAGAGCTACAACGCCGAGCACAAGGCCAATATGTTCGTGATCAGCGCCAAGGATCACGGTGAGGCGTTCAAGATGCTCGAGACCGGTCGCGCGGCGGCGTTCTACATGGACGATGCGTTGCTCTACGGCGAGCGCGCCAAGGCCAAGGACCCGCATAAGTGGGGGGTGGTGGGCGAGGAGCAGTCGCGGGAGATCTACAGCTGCATGGTGCGCAAGGACGACCCGCAGTTTCTCGCGGTGGTCAATGAGACACTCGGTGACCTGTACCGCAGTGGCGAAATCAATGGGATTTACCAGCGCTGGTTTGAACAGCCGATTCCGCCGAAGGGCTTGAACCTGGAGTTCCCGATGACCAGCGAGTTGAAGGCGATCATTGCCAAGCCGGTGAGTGATCCCGTGGAGTAA
- a CDS encoding LysR family transcriptional regulator, with product MRLRHIEIFQAIRQTGSVSAAAQLLHVSQPAVTKVLQHAELQLGFPLFLRVRGKLQPTPEALALESEVEKVTESLQGVRRLAKSLRRAPGQSVRIGAIPALALSLLPPAVLEWKRDYPDMACELSSDHSRELVQKLLMREIDLALTLNFSGHPGLTTQVLANGVLVALASKGYWSDAESSKPLPLVDLAGAPLIGLSSADPLAAKLDSYLENVDPPPRVTISVQTYSLARAMVESGAGLTVIDPFTALGASTATTCIRPLTPPLPITLYALTRADEPPPHMLANLLEIFGNRARELLERL from the coding sequence ATGCGCTTGCGTCATATCGAGATCTTCCAGGCCATCCGCCAGACCGGCTCCGTCAGCGCCGCCGCGCAGTTGCTGCATGTGTCGCAACCGGCAGTCACCAAGGTGTTGCAGCACGCCGAATTGCAGCTGGGCTTCCCCCTGTTTCTACGCGTGCGCGGCAAGTTGCAGCCCACGCCGGAAGCCCTGGCGCTGGAAAGCGAAGTCGAGAAAGTCACCGAAAGCCTGCAAGGCGTACGACGCCTGGCCAAGAGCCTGCGCCGCGCCCCGGGCCAGAGTGTGCGCATCGGCGCGATCCCGGCGCTGGCCCTGTCGCTGTTGCCACCGGCGGTGCTGGAGTGGAAGCGCGACTACCCGGACATGGCCTGCGAACTGTCCAGCGATCACAGCCGCGAACTGGTGCAGAAGCTGCTGATGCGTGAGATCGACCTGGCGCTGACCCTCAACTTCTCCGGTCACCCGGGGTTGACCACCCAGGTGTTGGCCAACGGTGTGTTGGTGGCGTTGGCGTCCAAAGGCTATTGGTCGGACGCCGAATCGAGCAAACCCTTGCCCTTGGTGGACCTGGCGGGAGCGCCGCTGATCGGCCTTTCCAGCGCCGATCCGCTGGCGGCGAAACTCGACAGCTACCTGGAAAACGTCGACCCGCCACCCAGGGTGACGATCTCGGTACAAACCTATTCACTGGCCCGTGCAATGGTGGAGTCCGGTGCGGGCCTTACAGTGATCGACCCCTTCACCGCCCTCGGTGCGTCGACCGCCACCACCTGCATCCGCCCCCTCACCCCGCCGCTGCCGATCACCCTGTACGCCTTGACCCGCGCCGATGAGCCGCCACCGCATATGCTGGCCAACTTGCTGGAGATCTTCGGCAACCGCGCCCGCGAACTGCTGGAGCGCTTGTAG
- a CDS encoding DEAD/DEAH box helicase — protein MSFASLGLSEALVRAIEAAGYTEPTPVQQRAIPAVLQGRDLMVAAQTGTGKTGGFALPILERLFPNGHPDKSQRHGPRQPRVLVLTPTRELAAQVHDSFKLYARDLKFVSACIFGGVGMNPQVQAMSRGVDVLVACPGRLLDLCGQGSVDLSHVEILVLDEADRMLDMGFVHDVKKVLARLPAKRQNLLFSATFSQDITALAGKLLHNPERIEVTPPNTTVERIEQRVFRLAASHKRALLAHLITAGAWEQVLVFTRTKHGANRLAEYLDKHGLTAVAIHGNKSQNARTKALADFKAGSVRILVATDIAARGLDIDQLPHVVNFELPNVDEDYVHRIGRTGRAGRSGEAISLVAPDEEKLLKSIERMTKQKIADGDLMGFDASAVEAEKPEARERPDVRNPRNPRGPKGDGPNGGGGGGGRRDKGKDKGGKEKAPTNGRGERPAREQKPREGTPAREQRQPSQPPRAAADRAPDEFLDDDVDNFGNRVDYVPQAKPAQGRGRRPGAPAQGAGAGAPRGGQPQGGRQNGPRNSSGGTTGTPPAKRNGPRNGAPRDGQARRDDSRSNNRRPARDDQPRLSEPAVQNPRGGPAPKIIHKESKADRFPTPEQLDQLPGRPRGEKPALLTRNR, from the coding sequence ATGTCCTTTGCTTCCCTCGGTCTCTCCGAGGCTTTAGTCCGCGCCATCGAGGCAGCGGGCTATACCGAGCCTACTCCGGTGCAACAGCGGGCCATTCCCGCCGTGTTGCAAGGTCGCGACCTGATGGTTGCGGCTCAGACAGGTACTGGTAAAACCGGCGGCTTCGCCCTCCCGATTCTGGAGCGGTTGTTCCCCAACGGTCACCCGGACAAATCCCAGCGTCACGGCCCGCGCCAACCGCGCGTACTGGTCCTGACCCCAACCCGCGAACTCGCGGCTCAAGTGCATGACAGCTTCAAGCTGTATGCCCGCGACCTGAAGTTCGTCAGTGCCTGCATCTTCGGCGGCGTCGGCATGAACCCACAGGTTCAGGCCATGTCCCGTGGCGTAGACGTGCTGGTGGCGTGCCCTGGTCGCTTGCTCGACCTGTGCGGCCAAGGCAGCGTCGACCTGTCCCACGTGGAAATCCTCGTGCTGGACGAAGCCGACCGCATGCTCGACATGGGCTTTGTCCATGACGTGAAAAAGGTCCTCGCCCGCCTGCCGGCCAAACGTCAGAACCTGCTGTTCTCGGCGACGTTCTCCCAGGACATCACCGCCCTGGCCGGCAAGCTGCTGCACAACCCGGAACGCATCGAAGTCACGCCGCCGAACACCACGGTCGAACGTATCGAGCAACGCGTCTTCCGCCTGGCCGCCAGCCACAAGCGTGCGCTGCTGGCCCACCTGATCACCGCCGGCGCGTGGGAACAAGTACTGGTGTTCACCCGCACCAAGCACGGCGCCAACCGCCTGGCCGAGTACCTGGACAAGCACGGCCTCACCGCCGTCGCCATCCACGGCAACAAGAGCCAGAACGCGCGCACCAAGGCCCTGGCCGACTTCAAGGCCGGCTCCGTGCGCATTTTGGTCGCCACCGATATCGCCGCCCGCGGCCTGGATATCGACCAACTGCCACACGTGGTCAACTTCGAGCTGCCAAACGTCGATGAAGACTACGTGCACCGTATCGGCCGTACCGGCCGTGCCGGTCGTTCGGGTGAAGCCATCTCCCTGGTTGCACCGGACGAAGAAAAACTGCTGAAAAGCATCGAACGCATGACCAAGCAGAAAATCGCCGACGGCGACCTGATGGGCTTCGATGCCAGCGCCGTGGAGGCCGAGAAGCCAGAAGCGCGCGAGCGTCCGGATGTGCGCAACCCGCGTAACCCACGCGGGCCGAAGGGCGACGGCCCGAACGGCGGCGGTGGCGGCGGTGGTCGTCGCGACAAGGGCAAGGACAAGGGCGGCAAGGAAAAAGCGCCTACCAACGGCCGTGGCGAACGCCCGGCCCGCGAGCAGAAACCCCGTGAAGGCACCCCGGCCCGCGAACAGCGCCAGCCGAGCCAGCCGCCACGCGCTGCCGCTGACCGCGCCCCGGACGAGTTCCTCGACGACGATGTGGATAACTTCGGCAACCGCGTTGACTACGTGCCCCAGGCCAAGCCGGCCCAGGGCCGTGGTCGCCGTCCAGGTGCCCCGGCACAAGGTGCGGGCGCAGGCGCGCCACGTGGCGGCCAGCCTCAGGGCGGTCGTCAGAATGGTCCGCGCAACAGCAGCGGCGGCACCACCGGTACGCCGCCTGCCAAGCGCAACGGCCCGCGTAACGGTGCCCCCCGTGACGGCCAGGCTCGTCGCGATGACTCGCGCAGCAATAACCGCCGCCCCGCCCGTGACGATCAGCCTCGCTTGTCCGAACCGGCCGTGCAGAACCCGCGCGGCGGCCCGGCGCCGAAGATCATCCACAAGGAGTCGAAAGCTGATCGCTTCCCGACACCAGAGCAGTTGGATCAACTGCCAGGCCGTCCTCGTGGTGAAAAACCGGCATTGCTGACCCGCAATCGCTGA
- a CDS encoding D-amino acid dehydrogenase: MARQVCIIGGGVIGLASAYALVRAGHEVTVIDARDSLGSETSFANGGQLSYRYVAPLADAGVPLQAIGWLLRGDSPLKLRPRLDPQQWRWMAAFLGACRGSVNQSNTAHLLRLASLSQDTLQQWRHDDHLDGFDWRRNGKLVTFRTAGTFEHARSKVTNILQQQVLSAADCARLEPSLAGGGFVGGIYTPNEEVADCHGFCQRLAARLEASGRCTFWLGRKVTGIRHANGAVQAIEIGAEVMPVDQLVLAAGHRSAELALPGLSLPLYPLKGYSLSVPIGEQHRAPEISITDYDRKIVYARIGEQLRVAAMVDIVGFDANLEPKRLGLMKRQAIETFPAAGDYAHAVEWAGMRPATPTGVPLIGASAYRNLWLNLGHGALGFTLACGSGQVLAELIGQHVPSIDMQGLSPRAA; encoded by the coding sequence ATGGCCAGGCAGGTTTGCATCATTGGCGGTGGGGTTATCGGCTTGGCCAGTGCCTACGCGTTGGTACGCGCAGGCCATGAGGTCACGGTGATCGACGCGCGCGACAGCCTGGGCAGCGAAACCAGTTTCGCCAATGGCGGGCAATTGTCCTACCGCTATGTGGCGCCATTGGCGGATGCCGGCGTGCCGTTGCAAGCGATTGGCTGGCTGTTGCGCGGCGATTCCCCATTGAAGCTGCGCCCGCGTCTCGACCCGCAGCAATGGCGCTGGATGGCGGCTTTCCTCGGCGCCTGCCGTGGCTCGGTGAACCAGAGCAATACCGCTCACCTGCTGCGCCTGGCTTCCCTGAGCCAGGACACCTTGCAACAATGGCGTCACGACGATCACCTGGACGGCTTCGACTGGCGGCGCAACGGCAAGCTGGTCACCTTTCGCACTGCCGGCACCTTCGAGCATGCGCGCAGCAAGGTCACCAATATCCTGCAGCAACAGGTCCTGTCGGCAGCCGACTGCGCACGCCTGGAGCCGTCGCTGGCGGGGGGTGGGTTTGTCGGGGGGATCTACACGCCGAATGAGGAAGTTGCAGATTGCCATGGCTTTTGCCAGCGCTTGGCCGCCCGGCTCGAAGCTTCCGGGCGCTGCACGTTTTGGCTGGGGCGCAAAGTGACCGGGATCCGCCACGCGAACGGTGCAGTGCAGGCCATCGAGATCGGCGCTGAGGTGATGCCGGTGGACCAACTGGTGTTGGCGGCCGGGCATCGCAGTGCCGAGCTGGCCTTGCCGGGGTTGTCACTGCCACTGTATCCGCTGAAGGGCTACAGCCTGAGTGTGCCCATTGGCGAGCAGCATCGGGCGCCCGAGATCAGCATCACTGACTATGACCGCAAGATCGTCTATGCGCGCATCGGTGAACAACTGCGGGTAGCGGCGATGGTGGATATTGTCGGCTTTGATGCCAACCTTGAACCCAAGCGCCTGGGGCTGATGAAACGCCAGGCTATCGAGACATTTCCTGCAGCCGGCGACTACGCCCATGCGGTGGAATGGGCCGGCATGCGCCCCGCCACGCCAACCGGCGTGCCGCTGATTGGTGCCAGCGCCTATCGCAACCTGTGGCTGAACCTGGGCCACGGTGCCCTTGGGTTTACCCTGGCGTGTGGCAGCGGCCAAGTGTTGGCCGAACTGATCGGCCAACACGTTCCTTCCATTGATATGCAGGGCCTGTCGCCCCGCGCCGCCTGA
- a CDS encoding RidA family protein, protein MTINRISSNERLSGAVTFKDLVFLSGQVPGDGQDVASQTREVLARVDALLAQAGSDKDHLLNATIYLKDIGSGFAPMNAVWSAWLSPGMAPARTTLQAELARPSVLVEISVIAVRK, encoded by the coding sequence ATGACGATCAACCGTATCAGCAGCAACGAACGTCTCTCGGGTGCCGTGACCTTCAAGGACCTGGTGTTTCTCTCGGGCCAGGTGCCGGGTGACGGCCAGGACGTGGCGAGCCAGACCCGCGAAGTGCTGGCTAGGGTCGATGCGTTGCTGGCCCAGGCCGGCAGTGACAAGGATCACCTGCTCAACGCCACCATTTACCTGAAGGACATCGGCAGCGGGTTTGCACCGATGAACGCGGTGTGGTCCGCGTGGCTGTCGCCGGGCATGGCGCCAGCGCGCACCACCCTGCAAGCCGAGCTGGCGCGGCCGAGTGTGCTGGTGGAAATCAGCGTGATAGCGGTACGTAAATAA
- a CDS encoding substrate-binding periplasmic protein — protein sequence MPVILKLFTAALFTCLSLAAYGEKLRIVTEPWAPYVYDDNGTMRGLDYETTVIVFQRLGVEVQWQFLPWKRCLAMLDQGNADGALDIFHSHERDGLLLYPSEPLSEVEFVLFYANERPHPVEGLEELRGLTVGTSPGYLYGGEFSDSTLFNREPAPSHEANFGKLMLGRIDLLVTDRRVGQHVIKALGLEGKVSQAPAVVSRQSQFLAVRRGAGMDLLVQRFAAELKRFKQEPAYSALSAKYGGIQANTAPGRTVEQQESSAQ from the coding sequence ATGCCCGTCATTCTCAAGTTGTTCACTGCTGCCCTCTTTACTTGCCTGAGCCTGGCTGCTTATGGCGAGAAACTGCGCATTGTGACGGAGCCATGGGCGCCCTATGTGTACGACGACAACGGCACCATGCGCGGGCTGGACTATGAAACCACGGTGATCGTATTCCAGCGCCTGGGCGTCGAGGTGCAATGGCAATTCCTGCCGTGGAAGCGCTGCCTGGCCATGCTCGACCAAGGCAATGCCGACGGAGCATTGGACATTTTCCACAGCCACGAGCGCGACGGTTTGCTTCTGTACCCCAGCGAACCGCTGTCGGAAGTGGAGTTCGTACTCTTCTACGCCAATGAGCGCCCCCACCCCGTCGAAGGCCTCGAAGAACTGCGCGGCCTTACGGTCGGCACGTCGCCAGGCTACCTGTACGGCGGCGAGTTCAGCGATTCAACCCTGTTCAACCGCGAACCGGCGCCCAGCCATGAGGCCAACTTCGGTAAATTGATGCTGGGGCGAATCGACCTGCTGGTCACCGACCGCCGGGTAGGCCAGCATGTGATCAAGGCATTGGGCCTGGAAGGCAAGGTCAGCCAGGCACCCGCGGTGGTCAGCCGCCAGTCGCAGTTCCTCGCGGTGCGCCGTGGCGCGGGCATGGACCTGCTGGTACAACGTTTTGCCGCCGAGCTCAAACGCTTCAAGCAAGAACCGGCGTATAGCGCCTTGAGCGCCAAATATGGTGGGATCCAAGCCAATACGGCGCCGGGACGCACCGTTGAGCAGCAGGAAAGCAGCGCACAGTGA